A genome region from Hymenobacter tibetensis includes the following:
- a CDS encoding serine hydrolase domain-containing protein, producing MLRRLIFFVSLFACSQASAQTPPSPSTLPELLTEIKNVMQQEQMPGLMLSIVAKDSVVFSGGLGMAVVETGQQVNGKTLFHLSSINKMCVALGVLKLVEEGKLRLEDKLSDIAPEVHYENSWEGTHPVRVVQLLEHSTGFDDSHLNMVYNTTATNLTGLAAVRFYQTCLVSRWQPGLASSYANANYALLGYLIERYSGMRWDNYLQQVLLKPLGMHTSDFDVRIKKPEKYARGYRVENGTYRPFPFYVPAGNGAHGTLHSCAEDMTRFLLFFLADWQVNGKPWLAASYLSAMETIHSTAAAKAGLQTGYALGNSTFYNHPKANFRGHAGGGDGFESLFNYDRQRRIGYAIANNGGKGMWRISVLVENFLTKDLPPFISVAVPRKIKPVFLNAFVGYYKPLNIRSEQWDFIQRIIRGVHFSQWKDKIIIKPFLGQPDTLEWERGMLFKRKNERHASVVLITDSLGKNSMQAYTHQYYEQTAYLPVLLEQLFFALSALAVVAASLWTVVWLLLIISNKISRNLYLVGVLPGLAVSAGIIAYRVMTVTDYENKIAFNSINPASLTIFLLSLFFGIFTMAALGMLVKQWSQVKSPWVRGVLAFNAFFLTYLTVVLLTHGWIGVRVWAL from the coding sequence ATGCTAAGAAGGCTGATTTTCTTCGTTTCACTGTTCGCTTGTAGTCAGGCGTCAGCTCAGACACCTCCTTCTCCTTCTACGCTGCCGGAGTTGCTCACCGAAATCAAAAACGTGATGCAGCAAGAGCAGATGCCAGGGCTTATGCTGTCTATTGTAGCAAAGGATTCAGTGGTGTTTTCGGGGGGGCTAGGGATGGCAGTAGTGGAAACCGGCCAGCAGGTAAACGGTAAGACGCTGTTTCACTTAAGCTCCATCAACAAGATGTGTGTAGCACTAGGTGTTCTTAAGCTTGTAGAAGAAGGAAAATTGCGGCTGGAAGACAAGCTAAGTGACATTGCGCCGGAAGTGCACTATGAGAACTCCTGGGAGGGAACCCATCCGGTGCGGGTGGTGCAGTTGCTGGAGCATTCAACTGGATTCGACGATTCGCACCTGAACATGGTATACAATACCACGGCCACCAACCTTACTGGCCTAGCGGCTGTCCGATTTTACCAGACCTGTTTGGTGTCTAGATGGCAGCCGGGGTTGGCTAGTTCTTATGCGAATGCCAATTATGCGCTACTGGGCTATCTGATCGAGCGGTATTCTGGTATGCGCTGGGACAACTACTTGCAACAGGTGCTGCTGAAACCGTTGGGAATGCATACATCTGATTTCGATGTGAGAATCAAGAAGCCAGAGAAATATGCGCGTGGGTATCGGGTTGAAAACGGAACGTACAGGCCCTTTCCTTTCTACGTACCGGCTGGAAACGGGGCACATGGAACATTGCATTCTTGTGCTGAAGATATGACCCGATTTCTCCTTTTTTTCCTTGCCGACTGGCAGGTCAACGGCAAACCATGGCTGGCGGCTTCTTACCTCTCTGCCATGGAAACCATTCATAGCACCGCAGCTGCTAAGGCAGGACTTCAGACGGGGTACGCTTTGGGAAATAGCACCTTTTATAACCATCCCAAAGCCAACTTCCGAGGTCATGCAGGAGGCGGGGACGGATTTGAATCGTTGTTTAATTACGACCGGCAGCGCCGTATTGGATACGCCATTGCCAATAACGGTGGCAAAGGCATGTGGAGAATTTCTGTTTTGGTTGAGAATTTCTTGACAAAAGACTTACCGCCTTTTATATCTGTAGCAGTACCTCGAAAAATAAAACCTGTTTTTCTAAACGCTTTTGTTGGATATTATAAACCGCTCAACATTCGGAGCGAACAATGGGATTTTATTCAACGCATTATAAGGGGAGTACACTTTTCCCAGTGGAAAGATAAAATAATTATCAAGCCATTTTTGGGCCAACCCGATACGTTGGAGTGGGAGCGAGGTATGTTATTTAAACGAAAAAATGAACGCCACGCTTCTGTAGTTCTTATCACCGATAGTTTGGGGAAAAATTCCATGCAGGCTTATACGCACCAGTACTATGAGCAAACTGCTTATTTACCTGTTTTGCTTGAGCAGTTATTTTTTGCTCTGTCGGCGTTAGCAGTAGTAGCGGCCAGTTTATGGACAGTCGTTTGGCTATTATTAATTATATCAAATAAAATTAGTCGTAACCTGTATTTGGTTGGTGTCTTGCCGGGGTTAGCAGTTAGTGCAGGTATTATTGCCTATAGAGTAATGACTGTCACTGATTATGAAAACAAAATTGCTTTTAATTCAATTAACCCTGCCTCGCTCACTATATTTTTGTTGTCACTGTTTTTTGGAATATTTACCATGGCGGCGCTTGGAATGCTGGTTAAGCAATGGTCACAAGTGAAAAGTCCATGGGTCAGAGGCGTGCTAGCCTTCAACGCCTTCTTCCTAACCTACCTGACGGTCGTGCTTTTAACCCATGGATGGATTGGGGTGCGGGTCTGGGCCTTATAA
- a CDS encoding helix-turn-helix domain-containing protein yields MHIIYTLASGSLLLLAFLTFTNPRNVNKKANHWLGVFLFSFACLLLDRVLPDTAIYKKYPHLLGLTELTRFAMAPSLYMGVVYFTYPDRKFHRKDLLHFIPCLLFLFYIIPFFLHTAEEKRAILAGHFPLPNALTALIGRCMFYAIKIQIILYWVAAYIRLRRHQQNVQLFASNIGNIGLGWMRYFLLSLVSLIFLWFNELFFHIQPLIALTPWLFLVAVYCISYFSLRQPEIFDFPEPEVVEIRQIIQEQVQDKKAVLPRIAADQMQPLKDRLYQLMHLEKMYLEAELGLPDLAKRMKLSSHELSYLLNEGLGKNFFQFINEYRVEEAKRLLLSDQHRHLNMLGIAYEAGFSSKTTFNTTFKKVVGQSPSQFVQAHTTQHLKEALE; encoded by the coding sequence ATGCATATCATCTACACACTTGCTAGCGGAAGCCTTTTACTGCTAGCTTTTTTAACGTTTACTAATCCCAGAAATGTAAATAAGAAGGCCAACCACTGGTTGGGTGTTTTTCTTTTCAGCTTTGCGTGCCTTTTGCTGGATCGTGTATTACCCGATACAGCTATCTATAAGAAATACCCTCATCTGCTTGGGTTGACGGAACTAACCCGGTTTGCAATGGCACCTTCTTTATATATGGGTGTTGTATACTTCACTTATCCGGATCGAAAATTTCATAGGAAAGACCTACTGCATTTTATTCCCTGCTTGCTCTTTCTATTTTATATAATTCCCTTTTTTCTTCACACAGCAGAAGAGAAACGCGCCATCCTAGCGGGACATTTTCCTTTGCCTAATGCGCTTACTGCCCTTATAGGCAGATGTATGTTTTATGCCATAAAAATTCAGATCATACTATATTGGGTAGCAGCTTATATACGATTGCGCCGACATCAACAGAACGTCCAACTATTTGCTTCAAATATTGGAAATATTGGTCTGGGCTGGATGCGGTATTTCTTATTGAGTTTAGTGTCGCTGATCTTTCTGTGGTTCAATGAGCTTTTCTTTCACATCCAACCGCTTATTGCGCTAACTCCTTGGCTGTTTCTCGTGGCTGTTTATTGCATTAGCTATTTTTCACTTCGCCAGCCAGAAATCTTTGATTTTCCGGAACCAGAAGTAGTCGAGATAAGGCAGATTATACAAGAACAAGTACAAGACAAAAAGGCGGTTCTACCCCGGATAGCAGCCGATCAGATGCAACCTCTCAAAGACAGGTTATATCAGTTGATGCATCTTGAAAAAATGTATCTGGAGGCTGAATTAGGCTTGCCCGATTTGGCGAAACGCATGAAGCTCTCCTCGCATGAACTTTCCTACCTGCTCAATGAAGGACTTGGAAAGAATTTCTTTCAGTTCATCAATGAGTACCGAGTAGAAGAGGCCAAACGGTTGTTGCTTTCCGACCAACATCGCCACCTCAATATGCTGGGCATAGCCTACGAAGCAGGGTTTAGCTCTAAAACAACGTTTAATACCACCTTCAAGAAGGTGGTTGGCCAGTCGCCAAGCCAGTTCGTACAGGCCCATACCACTCAACACCTAAAAGAAGCGCTTGAGTAA
- a CDS encoding CPBP family glutamic-type intramembrane protease has translation MPPTIWATIVFWGLLWAGFCVGLCAGFWRATPRLLSWAALACVVHYYTLRLVPSWPIWAYWLHLVTTDELRQLSWPVPLNWVGKSLGVLCSLGWVYALRRATPAAAGLVQPTPGSVRAVAPAVLVVAVGLLGEAYASRFNFLSLTAGQHLYYLTLPGLDEELFYRGALLGLLAPGLPRVLPLPGTRTSWGGVVGVLLFTLGHGLGFPDRLFELGFGADFWRYVRAWWSPTHFPLHTVLFQLGMGTFFLWVRERTGSAWVAAAVHCLMNGCLALGHAMG, from the coding sequence ATGCCGCCTACTATTTGGGCTACTATCGTTTTTTGGGGGCTATTGTGGGCAGGTTTCTGCGTTGGCCTGTGCGCCGGATTTTGGCGCGCTACTCCTCGCCTATTGAGCTGGGCCGCGTTGGCGTGCGTCGTGCATTACTACACGTTGCGGCTGGTGCCCTCCTGGCCTATATGGGCCTATTGGCTGCACTTGGTAACAACTGACGAGTTACGCCAACTGTCTTGGCCTGTTCCCTTAAACTGGGTTGGCAAGAGCTTGGGGGTGCTGTGCTCGTTGGGGTGGGTTTATGCCTTAAGGCGCGCTACGCCCGCCGCAGCCGGCTTGGTACAGCCCACTCCTGGGTCGGTACGGGCGGTGGCGCCAGCAGTGTTGGTTGTGGCGGTTGGCCTGCTAGGAGAAGCGTATGCCTCACGCTTCAACTTCCTTTCTTTAACTGCCGGCCAGCACCTATACTACCTAACCCTGCCTGGCCTGGACGAAGAATTGTTTTACCGCGGAGCGCTGTTGGGCTTGCTAGCTCCTGGGTTGCCCCGCGTTTTGCCCTTGCCCGGTACACGCACGAGTTGGGGCGGGGTGGTAGGGGTCCTGCTGTTTACGTTGGGGCACGGCCTAGGCTTTCCAGATAGGCTCTTCGAGTTGGGATTCGGTGCAGACTTCTGGCGCTACGTGCGGGCTTGGTGGTCCCCAACTCATTTCCCGCTACACACGGTACTCTTTCAATTGGGAATGGGCACGTTTTTCTTGTGGGTGCGTGAGCGTACGGGCTCGGCATGGGTAGCTGCGGCAGTGCATTGTCTTATGAACGGTTGTCTCGCCCTAGGCCATGCTATGGGGTAA